One Persicobacter psychrovividus DNA window includes the following coding sequences:
- the rpiB gene encoding ribose 5-phosphate isomerase B yields MSKKIAIGGDHASPEYKAAIIKQLEEKGYEVKNFGTDTFDSVDYPDFAHPVAKGVNDGEFDFGILICGSANGVAMTANKYPNVRAGLCWNKEIVSLVRQHNNANILAIPARFTAKEQALEMVEVFFGTDFEGGRHEGRVSKIACS; encoded by the coding sequence ATGTCCAAGAAAATAGCAATCGGTGGTGACCACGCTTCACCAGAATACAAAGCAGCGATCATTAAACAATTGGAAGAAAAAGGCTACGAAGTGAAAAACTTCGGCACCGATACTTTCGATTCTGTGGATTACCCAGACTTCGCCCACCCAGTAGCCAAAGGGGTAAATGATGGTGAGTTTGACTTTGGTATTTTGATCTGTGGCTCCGCGAATGGGGTAGCCATGACGGCCAATAAATACCCTAACGTGCGTGCTGGACTTTGCTGGAACAAGGAAATCGTTTCTTTGGTTCGCCAGCATAACAATGCCAATATTTTGGCCATTCCTGCGCGTTTCACCGCAAAAGAACAAGCTTTGGAAATGGTGGAGGTTTTCTTCGGTACTGATTTTGAAGGCGGACGCCACGAGGGCCGTGTGAGCAAAATCGCTTGTAGCTAA